The Branchiostoma floridae strain S238N-H82 chromosome 6, Bfl_VNyyK, whole genome shotgun sequence genomic interval ttgcaaacagacaccacattattagccatatttctagacacataaatatcagagctaattcagttataaggaagattttcaagttgcaatcatgtgtagatacaaaaagacattttgatacaaagttggcagagcagacttgaaagtttcaatttgaacacaaggttggtttcccaaaatttgaaagttgctgttattaggacctcgattatgtaactttgttacaactatcttgataattctgcagggtttgatagtgtttccttgaaaaccagtagagaaaaatatttgaatttttgaccagtattttatgctaatctgtccctgcctttgtttccagtgtgtagacagtctgagatttttattagtttatgtatttataggggtcaattcacccctctagctgctgggatggtcacagtagggagtacttccttagtgctgTGCCCAGGGCACTCCTGTTTGGTCTTTAACGCTTTAACAAGAATCAAACAGTTTAAAAGGGCAAAGTCAATTACATATGCAgctgtcatccataaaatcatgtTTATGGTTTATATCTACATCGGTACCCTCTGAATGTCAAATACATGCACATTAAagacaccaaaaacaacattataAATGTCAATAAACAGGTATCTATTTGTTATGTATAGCAGATACTACATAAAAAAGGCCAGTGCCTTCATGGTAGATTTACATGTTTCTTAAAAGGCAATTTTACTAGAAATGGAAATTGATGATAGCTACTTTGTTTCCATATCTGAAATGTTGTAGAGATCATTAAGGGGAAAAGTGTTTGATTTTGCAGATGACAGAGCCTACTAGCTAATGCCTACATATAGTAGAGTGTACAATGCTTTGTGAACTAGCATTGTCAGCTTTAACATTCGAATCACCTGTCCTGTATTCCTTCCCTCACATTTGTCCATAGATGGTAATGATGCCTATAAAACATTATCTGTATTTTCTTGATAATACAGACGCCCACATTGTTGTGTTGAAACATTTGCTACACAATGCCATTAGGTTTTCCTCTCATCAAAGATGCAAATGTCCACATAAATTGGTTCCCCCTCAAGCTATCCAATTTGGCTTTATCCTTAAAGTTAATTTGAGGTTCCTATTTACTGAGGAAATACAGTGAACCAGGTGATACTTGTGCCACCCACAAAACAAAAGGAATTATCTCTGACTGATGATGTAAAATTAGGTGATTCAGTCAGGTCCTTTTCTAACATACAAAAGGATTATGTGCTCTCATTTTACAAATGTGCCTGACTACTAACGTTAACCTTATTAAATCTTTTACCCCCAACCCCTACCGATCCATGAATATTTCAGAAAAGACAGAACATTTCCAATTTTAACTGCTGGCCCGAAATCGTGAAATATCGGCCCTTGgttcttttatttttcaattttcgCCAGCCTCGTGAAAAGTTGAGTCGGTGTCGCTAAAAAATTCATACGGCGGGTACATTCCGTACGTTAATGGATGGGACCTGCGGCAGGTTGTAGGCTCTCTAGTGAGTTGTAAAAGCTATCGGGCCCGCGACTGTCCAATGTCGGGGTTTTTCTTTCCGCTGACTCTAATTATGATGGAGATAACGTTGGCTTGTTTGGGAATTACGGGTGGAATTGAGGATGTCTGTCCGACACAGACGGCGTGTGGAGGAAGATACAATTGTGCAGCGCACCGTACGAGAATTACAGGCAAGTTAAGCGGTGAAAACGCCCTGTTAAGGCGGCGTGCAACACACGTGGGTCGCGCGCCCTCTTTTGAATACGTGGACAGTTTCTATGGGTGTCACCAATGGCATTTAAACATGACTCACTCGACCGTACCCACTTGACTCAACGATCTAAACCTACGGACAACCATGTTGTTCACGTTGTCAAAATCAAGAGTTCAAACCTATGACAATATTGGAAATGGGCCCATAACAACAGTAAGACGCAATGATGTGTGTTGAATCACTGAGCGACCGTCACCTTTCGAGACGACAGTGATTCAAGGTTTTGAGGAAGTGTAAATAAGTCCTCGGATTTCTGTAGCGTCCATAAATGTGGGTAAGAGATATTACCAAGCTTAGGGTTTCTGATGTGTAAAGCGTTTAAAGACTGTAACCTGGGGAAAATCCGACAACATCCCCGTAAGATCCGGCGACCACAACCGCGGCCTTGCACCGATCCACTTTACACTACTAGGAAAACACCGTAGTTGAGTACTATAACCTTCAAATGTATCGTCAGTAAGGAAGTCAGGTGTCTTACCTTTCCAGGTTCCTTTTCAAAATCTACATACTCTTTGGAGGGCGCCTTGTCTGCGCTGGGTGAGAATTGGAGGGCTAAGTTGGTCCCCGTTGCCACGAATGCCTAGGAGGGACAAGGAAATGAGAGGAAGTTGACCGTAGTGTGTTTACAACCAAATTCGCTAATAAACTACAGAGATTCTACGTCTACGTAACTGTCCATGTGTATGTTTACGTTCTAGTATACGTTATGGAGGTAGATCGGACGTTATCTCGTGAAAAACGGCGGTTAAAACGTGCACATGGCCCGTTGTCGGGGACGAGGTCTGATCACCGGAAGTGGTGGCAGGCGAGGTTCGGTCATGATTACACTCGGCCAGGCAGACGGGATGGCCCGGGATGGCCTACTTACTATCTCGGCGTGTCCCTCTCGCAGGTCCGCCTGAAATCGCACCACCCGCTCCTCATGGCTGCGGTCCCTGAACCCTGTGTACTTTATCTGGAAGATCGAGCCAGAAAACAAGCGTCAGAACCTTGTATCAACTTTGTTCGAAGTTACTACGTAGTTGCAACAAGCGCGAACGTTTCACTTCCTAGTTTGCGTGGACTTGAAGTAACTTGCTACGGGGGGACCCCGCGCCACTCTACGGGCGATATTTACCTCGCACTCTCGTCCCAGCTTCCGAAAAAACTCGTCGTTCTCAAATTTTGCCTTCTGATCAGGCACAACTCGTGGCATAATGTAGGGCATCGCCAAAATTGCTTCCTCTCGGCGACCTATGCCGCTTACAAATGGCACCACAGTGCTGGAAAGTTGCCCATTCATTCTGTCGCACAATGATGAAATAAACAAAGCGGATCCTGTGTAACACCCTTCAAGCCCGAGCAGTCGCACCTGATTGGCCCTTGCGTCATGACTAAACTTCGGGACCACAgccaaattagcccctgatacCGAAGATTTCCTTATATGGTCATCCTCGGTTCACTTCGGGCACAGGGGCGTGTTCGGCGGAAGTCATCTCATGGCCGCCATTGGCGCTTGCATTGATATGCTAATTAAACCACTAGCTGTTTCATAATATTTGCCTTCATTACGTCCCATATAAGGGGAAAGGGGGCGCGCTGTCCTTTGACGCAGAAAACGCACGTTGGTGAAAGCTACTACTATTCTTTGCCTCAAGCACGTGGGTAGAGACGCGTATATATAAAAACGGCACTTTTTGTCGTCACGCTCTGCTGCCAATTTTGGGCAAATCATAGGCAGCGCATGTCCAAATCTGGTTTCAATCAATCTATGGCGGGAGCTCTCTCGCTACTTGGGGCGCATAAATATTTAATTCGGTATCGGAGACAGACGTCCTCTTGGCATTGGAAATGATATAAGACAATTTGTCAAACTGTCACGACAATGTTTGCCTCAGAGACAACGACACTGGACAGGGCACTCGTAAACAATATTATCAAGCAGGGGGAAGTTGGCGAAAGACAAAAGAATACGTGTTTTGGGTCCGGTTGGAAGGTGAAAAGATAAAACCTCAGCAGTCAGGACGTGTATACTGGACTGGTTTGTCATACTCGCGACTGTACGAACTGGTCTACACAAATAATGTACAACACCACACATTGTGTCGTGTACACAGGGGAGTTTATATTAAAGTTATGTTTACCCCTACCTTTTAATTGTTTACCTTTTGTTGTTGGTTGTCGTAAAGCGAGTAGGTAGCAGTGACAGTGAACCCGCATAGTTGACAATGTCCCCTACAGACAAAGACGCTAAAATTCGAACTAACCGACAATAAAACTCTTTCAATTTGCAGTTTTCTTTCCTGTATTCATATCTGACAGACATCAGATCTATTTGCAGTTTGCATACTCCataatacaaaagaaaacaaaacttccGAACGAATTGTCCGCTTCATGAAAAGATGGCCTCGGCTGGTATTTCAATTTCAAGTTATCTGTTCGAACGATCATACAGGTTCTTTAAACTCTATCTGATGGTAAAGCTTTCAATTATCTGGTTGGTCCATTTAATCTGCAAAACGTGCGGGGCGATTGTTGTGTTGAAGTATAGCTTGTGCACCTGTATAGAGAAGGTGAAAGACCAGGCTTGGTGGGGAAGTGTGGGCGGGTCATGGTCGGATAAAAACACCTGCTCACACGTGTCTTTCGAGGCCACACCGCACCGCTTACTCAGTAGGCATGAAgtcaaacatacacacaaaaacatggtACGGTTTCTACCTTTCCAAAGAGCTTGATACTATCCGTTTTCGGGTGATATTGTTTCCAGGAGTAACCGACTCTTGACCTGTGAACGGATGGTGGAAACCTGCACTTCCAAGCCttctaagaaatggaatttgcaAAATAATACTTTCCTAAGTCAGTTCATCAGTCCTAAGCTACTAGAATAGAAATATGCATTTTATATATGGAGCGATATAGCTGTAAGTATAGCCGTATttgaatggagaaaagctagaCCAGAATGATGTTAATACGCGTCGTTTTCTTGGCTATGCGTAACGCCGTCGTTTACGTCAATAGAGAATAAACGAGTAAGCCAACGCCTACGTAGCAATGCTGTCCAGTTATTGCGAGAGTTATATTTTTAGCCTTCCTTCCTCTGCTTTTTATAGGTATGTAGACAGCCGTGCACAGCAATTAAAGCATCCATGGGAAAGTCTTTTAAGGACATCAGCTTCATATCTTTCTGAGAAAAACAGACTTGCCTGATGGTACATCATTGTTATTTTAATAGTATTCTTTACTAGCTGAGAGGACTGTTAAGTACCCCAATATAGTGCTGTATGTATTTAGCCCAGTCCTCATGGGTTGTTGGAAACCACTCAAACTTTAGCAATCTCTGCACATGGTCCAGTTTTTACTTGCATGCAAGTATTCcccggattaaaaaaaaaggagagaCCATTGCAGAGCATTAGATATACCAAGTTGGTAACGctaacaaatatatatacagtataacaCCATTTAAGCATAATCTTTATAGCAATAAGAGTGGGGGATGTGAAGAAACATACCACAAGCGTACAAATAAATTGAAAGTCATGCAAATTAAATGTACGTTTATTGTTAAAAAAGAATATCACTGCTTTCTTGACATTAATTTTCAACTATAAAGATGATAAAGATAACTTGTAGAACGTGTTAGATATGGGCTAACTACAAAAAAATTGGAAAGGAGAAAAACAATAAATCCACTAACTTAACATACTTGGAAGGCTGCACAACTTGGAAACGTGAGGTTTTCcaagatacagtagaagccagttaattgcacactgctagctgttaactgcacggaatcccaaaccggtgcggtccagctagataacttcgcattattgcaccagtcggataatcacgaaattcactggcaaatagatCGTggaattaagcggcttctactgtagttgtTTTAGTGTTGAAAACAGCGGTAAAGTTAAGGGATCTACCGTGTTGATGTTTAGGAAATAGAAAGAGTGCTTTCATGGTCTGTAACGTTAGGTTTCAGATTCTAAGATGGTAGACACAAAAGAAAGGATGACTCTCACTTTAAATTTGAAGTACAGGAAGTGTACAAGTCATCGTCTTCTTCAATCAGTGCAAAGTGAATGAGGAGATTGGATTTCAGTAATTTTCCATCCGATTTTTTGTTCCAAAAGAAATCAGTTCTACTCGTGAGTCACGGTAAAAATGTACCATAGTCTGATCGTGATTCAATGAGTAGACACACGCCCAGAGTCACTCATTTCAATCACCAATCATGTTTATCAAGTCAAATCACGCATAACATTCCGCGTGACGTGTCACCTGTGTTTTTGGCGGACTTTTGGCAAAGAACCAAATCTAAGTTAGCGCTCATATTTTTTGACGACGTCACAGCAGAAAATGCCTGCTTTTACTGGGAAATTCTATCTTTTTTCCTTCCATGGATGAAGAGTGATTTAATGAGCAGTAAATCTTCTCAGTTATTCTTAGCAAAAGCATTAAAGACGTAGTTTATAAGGTTACTTAATTGTTCCTGCGCGTTACTAAGGCGAAAGCTATGACGCAATCACAAGCAGTGACCCGGAAGTGAAAGTGTCGCCCTGTGACCTCTTTATTTACAAATACCTTAGCGCATGCGCGTTTGAGGAAAACATCCAAAATGGCGGTTTTGGCGACCTAACGAAAGTGGAAGGCGAAAATAAGTCCCTAAATCCCACGATATTGACCTATAACTTGCTTATTAGTACAAAGGATACAAATAAGACACCATGCTGGACTTAGAGGTCGTTCCTGAGCGATCTTTGGGCAATGAACAGTGGGAGTTCGCCCTCGGTAAGTTGCgtcatttgtttttcttttgagaaaaaaaatggccgACAGCTGATACAACTTAGTATTTGTTTCTTCCTTGCATCCTCCTTCCCTTTCATACACTGCATTTCTCTGTGAtctgagaaaaacaagggttaCCCTCTCCTAATTACCTGCCCAGCCGTTTATATCTGCCCCGTGTTATTATTCATTAAATGCAGTGGTTACGTAATGTTTTGCGGTTttataaatgttttgaaatcagGTCCCAAAGGGGAAGAACTATGGAGTCTAGCTTGAAAGTTTTCAACTCTGATAATCTTATGTAGGTAGGTAATATTTAATAACTATTTATTTTATGTAAGGCCAGTCTATCTGAATTTTTCTTTGGTTGAGCCTTGTGTGTGAGTGAGGCGTGTGAAAATCTGTGCATGTGAAAATATTCATGTGATGCTATCAGGTTTTAGAACCTGATACTTGAACCCTTTTAAGTATCAATACCAATTAGATTGACTGTATagttgtacacatgtatctgCCAGCCAAATATATATGTAAGTTAAATGTCACAGGAGGGTATGCGGCGTGCTCACGTATATATGAAATCTCATAAAATCTCTTTCCATATACATGAACATTGTATTAGTAGTTCTGTCCAAAAAGAAATTATGCGTAATGCATGTTTTTCTGATGCAGTATTTACCAAACTTCGTGACAAACCTGATGACTGATGTACTAAAGTACATTATGTATTGGTACCATGTAGCTGAGTGTCATCCCATTGAGGGGAGAGTGTGGGAGCCCTCGTAAATTAACTACAGGTAGGATGACACTCTAACTAGGATGGTATGATAGAAAGGATCATGTCAATCATTAAACTGTCTAGTTATTGTTCCTGCTGACAGGTGACTTTGTCACCAATTGTTGATTGATAGAAGCAATTTGTTGTCCATGCTAGTTTACTTGACACTTACAGGATCAAACAAGATGGCATGCAAGGAAAAATTGTCCCAAGTTGGGAAACTCTGCTGCCTAAAAAGAATTGTTAGCCAAATGACTCCTGCAATGTGCAGTTGATAAAGTAaggttaaaacaaaacaaaaaaatgtatttttctgacTTATTCTGAATATTGTAAATGTTAAATTGGGCAATTCCTAGAGACTTGACGATTTTAAGCTTTTACTCACAcactctcattcactcactcactcactcactcactcactcacacaaacacacaaacacacacacacttgcatTGTATTCGAATTAAAGAAATAATGGCAAAGATGATGTTGTATAACATTTGCCAGTCTGTAGAtcatcctaatttgcatattttctcACACATATCTTTCACACACTAAACCTTTTCACATGCAGAAAGCCCATTTGGAAATTGCCCGCTACACTTGTGTTTAAATGCAACATTAATTTATGTCAATTTTCTATTCAGCAACATGTTTGCAGCCTGGAGGTAGACTATTACcctagcccccctccccttggGAGAGACACCTGTCAATTCTCTTAGAGTTAGACTGACTTCTCAGAAATAGAGCTGTAGAAGATAATGGTATCCTCAATTAGGACCAATTGTATTTGGACACGAATCAAAATGCCATCCTGGATACTATCCTCTGTAGTAACCACTGGTACAGTCTTTCCATTGTTAATTAAATGCGAGCAAAACGATTGAGCCAGCTGTTACAAAGGAGGcaggtacccaggctatcaaaGAAATTGGATCTATGCATTTACATTTtgactgtgggtgcacccacagcACCTAGATAGTTGTTTAGggttatgtatattttgtaaagaCACACTAGTATACTTAATATTCTTGACAGGCAagagtcagaaaaaaataatgataaaagttGTCCTATGTTACTCCTACTCTCCtacaaaaattaataaaatgCCATTACtgataggtacatgtatgtacttcaATGGTTGCTGTGTTCTTTTTCCAATGCTGGAGAATCTCTGGCCCCTCCCCAAAACCACATCCTGCCATCAGCCCTTGGAGATATGAATTAAACATTCACTGAATGTTAGCAGGAGAAAATGGAGCAATTGTTCAGGATGTCTTCTGAAGGAATGTTGTGGTCACCTCCCCTAAAGACCTGAAGACAATAAGTTTTAGTATGTCTTAAAGATTTCAACATCTGGCTTTAGTAGTCAGCATGTTTGAAGAAGATTGGCTTTGCTGATGTTGCAAATTATAGTGAAGGGTTAAACTTGTAAAAGAAGATATATTTGCCTAGCGTTGTTGCCAGTTGGTAGAGTTCTCACTTTGCATGTAGCCTTTTCATGTGTTAAAACCTTGACCTTACTCTCACAAAGTGGCACTTGCTTTCTTTCCTTAGCACTCCACACTTATGTCTGTCATGAGAAAGAATATTCTTGTTTGATACaaaccactaccagtggactagtaaCCTGCTATGGTTCTTGCATAATTGTGtagcccaagggctattgaacgAGAGATGGACACTGTCCCTGTAGTATAGAAAGTGTCTGAAGGATATGACATAACTTTGAAAAATGATGCTGTCAGAGGCAAATTTAAGATGATAACATGGCAGGTGATTCGTAACTCGATCTTGAGTTAGTCTTTTTCAACATAGTACAAATCAATTAATGCTTATTAGTTATAACAAGGTACTAGTAGTTGACAACAGAAAAAAGGCGTCTTTGTAACTTAAGATATGTAGCTCTATGAATAGCAAGAAAGCAGCATATTTGCATTTTATCAACTGGtagattttttttgtaaacgaATAGAAGGTTGGTTGAACCCTGAAGGCCATCCAAGTTTATTGACGTGGGTAGCACAGTTATCattagaataaaagaaaaagcaCCAGTTGACACCATCTGTGGCTAGCACTTACAATACGTCAGACCTGGACATATTGTATAAGTGCGGCATCtttgaccaactgtggtgtacGTGTGAGATACGTGACTTAATCATTGCAGTGCAACGTGCCAACTGTTACCAAGGACGTTTATGTATAGACTTTGTTATATGCGTAGAGATACCTTTGAAGTATATGGGGAGAGTCGTAAATTACGTTTCACAACAGTGACAACCAAGGACAGGGTGTTCACCTACTCATCACGACAAAGTATTGGATGTATAATTGATGTACCGGTGACAGTTGAGCAAATACTATAGTATTACCAGTTTGTGTGGGAGGAAAGAGAAAGTGTGGAGAAAGGGAAAACTATACAGTAAGCTAAAGGTTCCTATATAGGAATAACAGCTGTTAGCTGTGAACTGT includes:
- the LOC118416998 gene encoding core-binding factor subunit beta-like isoform X1; its protein translation is MNGQLSSTVVPFVSGIGRREEAILAMPYIMPRVVPDQKAKFENDEFFRKLGRECEIKYTGFRDRSHEERVVRFQADLREGHAEIAFVATGTNLALQFSPSADKAPSKEYVDFEKEPGKVHLQARFILNGVCVRWKGWIDLQRLDGIGSIEFDEEKAKIEEQQMKEAMEQATRRQREFEERQQAHRDQMERRAEEEAEVGPSAFMRRHLHQPSPSASSSD
- the LOC118416998 gene encoding core-binding factor subunit beta-like isoform X2, whose protein sequence is MNGQLSSTVVPFVSGIGRREEAILAMPYIMPRVVPDQKAKFENDEFFRKLGRECEIKYTGFRDRSHEERVVRFQADLREGHAEIAFVATGTNLALQFSPSADKAPSKEYVDFEKEPGKVHLQARFILNGVCVRWKGWIDLQRLDGIGSIEFDEEKAKIEEQQMKEAMEQATRRQREFEERQQAHRDQMERRAEEEAEMRRHLHQPSPSASSSD